TTGCGAAATTTGGCTCATGCCTGCATCGATATTTCCGATGGTTTGGCGGCCGATTTGGGGCATATTCTGGCGCAAAGCCAAGTTGGCGCCTATCTGGATTGGGAGCGGCTGCCTTTGTCTGTTCAGGTACGGCAATACATTGATAAGACCGGGGATTGGCAAATGCCGCTCACGGCAGGGGACGATTACGAATTGTGTTTTACCATTCCAGCCGGGTCGGTTCCCAATTTACCCGAGGGCTGCCACTATGTGGGGGTGATTGAGGTGGAACCGGGCTTGCGTCTGTCCCGGGCCGGCAAAATCGAAACATTCGAGGCGAAGGGTTTTGAGCATTTTTCTTAGAGATTACTACGGCAATGCCCGTTTGAGCGCTGCACAAATCATCAAGGACCCGGTTTTGTTGCTGGCGTTTGGCTTTGGTTCCGGCTTGAGCAAAAAAATGCCGGGTACCATGGGCACGCTTGCGGCCGTACCCATCTATCTGCTGTTGATACAAGGCCCCGGTTGGGTTTATGTCGCGGTTACGATAATCAGCCTATTGGCCGGCATATCGATTTGCGATAAGGCCGCGCAGAAGCTGCAGGTGCATGATTACGGCGGCATTGTGTGGGATGAAATTGCCGGTTTTTTAATTACTATGTGCTGGTTGCCTTTTTCCTGGCAAAGTTTGCTGGCTGGCTTCGCGTTGTTCAGATTCTTCGACATTGTCAAACCCTGGCCGATCAAATGGCTGGATCGGCATGTCGAGGGTGGATTTGGCATTATGTTGGACGATGTGGTAGCGGCTTTGTTTGCGGCGGCCGTCATGCGGATTTGGTTTTAACAGGCGCTTATTAGCGGCGTACTAAGCCTGTTCCCTCTCAATGTCCCGTTAATTGTAAAGAAGTAGGTAAATCGGTCAATGTCAAAAAAATTTGAATTATCTCAAGTTTTTCTGGTAATTGCCTTGATTGATTGTGCTTTTTGATGTTTGACCTGCTCTCCGGTTAGCGGATAGAATCCGAGTGCCCTGTTTCGATTCGGGGTTGCGGTTTTGTACAGGGATGTCGTTATCAAATAATAAGCATAATTAACCGGAGGAAGAATTCATATGAAAAAATCAATTATCAATTTGGCGCTATTGGGTGGCTTGGCGGCAGTATCGAGTCTGGCTGTTGCCGATTCGGATCATTCAAAAAAATCACATTCGGCGTCTTCGCATTGCGCGGCCTTGCCCAACCACGCGGCTCTGAAAGCGGCTTTATCCGATGCCAGAGCTGCCGCCAACGGCGGTTTTAATCTGGATATGTGGGGCACTATCGTGGATAGGGACGGCATTGTTTGCGCCGTGGCGTTTACCGGCGGAGACCGGGGAGACCAGTGGCCCGGCAGCCGGGCTATTTCCGCCCAAAAAGCCAATACCGCCAACGCTTTCAGTCTGCCCGGCCTGGCGTTGTCTACCGCTAACCTGTATACCGCTACTCAGCCCGGCGGCAGTTTGTTCGGCCTGCAATTCAGTAACCCGGTCGATACCGGGGCTGCCTATAAGGGTCCCTCCAAGAATTACGGCCAACGTAACGACCCTTTAGTGGGTGAGAAAATAGGCGGCGTGAATGTATTCGGCGGCGGTCTGGCGCTGTATGATGCTTCCGGAAAGCTGTTGGGTGCCCTCGGCGTCAGCGGCGATTCATCCTGCGCTGATCACAATATAGCCTGGAGAACCCGATCCGCACTGGGGCTGGATCACATTCCCGGCGGCGTCGGTCCCGGTGGTACGGACGGTATCGACTACGACCAAACCAGTGGCTGGGCGCATCCGCTTTGCGCGGTTGGGCTGGAAGACGAAACAGCCGTGGATATTGGTGCGGGCGGACCGGCGGTTCCGTAAACTATCGACAGCTGGAGTGCGCCGCCCGTTTAGGGAAAGGCGCCAATTCGGAGCGGGCCGCTGAAGTTTTTTGCCTAAGCGGCCTTTTCGTCTCCAACCCTTTCAGTTAAATTTTGCCGGTTAAGCCTGATGAAATTAATGCTGCAAATCGCTTTTGGCGTTTTTCTGGGCACTTTAGGGGCGCAGATCGTGGTCGATGTTTGGCATACCCGTCAGGAACAGCGCGCTAAACAGATAGCGGAACAACGTATTGCCGAACAGGAAAAAGTCCGGCGTGAGCAAGGCGAGCGAATTCGGCTATTGCTGCTGAAAGGGCACCAAGCGGACGAGGCTGGCGGATCAACTCAAGCAATCGAATCGATGCCCGATAAAGCACAAGGTCAATAATTGCGAGTGTTAAGGGCGGCACGGCACGCTAAAATCGATGTGATAATGCTCGTCATGCCTAACCCAAGGCTTGTTCGTCGAAAATGCCATTGCGTCACGCAAGCCTTTAGCTTCCGGTACCTTGAATAGTTGTTTCTGCAACTCGTTGTCAAAGATAACACGCCAGATCTTAACGCCATTCTTGTCTGCTGCGGCTTTCA
This sequence is a window from Methylomonas methanica MC09. Protein-coding genes within it:
- a CDS encoding phosphatidylglycerophosphatase A family protein, whose translation is MSIFLRDYYGNARLSAAQIIKDPVLLLAFGFGSGLSKKMPGTMGTLAAVPIYLLLIQGPGWVYVAVTIISLLAGISICDKAAQKLQVHDYGGIVWDEIAGFLITMCWLPFSWQSLLAGFALFRFFDIVKPWPIKWLDRHVEGGFGIMLDDVVAALFAAAVMRIWF
- a CDS encoding GlcG/HbpS family heme-binding protein codes for the protein MKKSIINLALLGGLAAVSSLAVADSDHSKKSHSASSHCAALPNHAALKAALSDARAAANGGFNLDMWGTIVDRDGIVCAVAFTGGDRGDQWPGSRAISAQKANTANAFSLPGLALSTANLYTATQPGGSLFGLQFSNPVDTGAAYKGPSKNYGQRNDPLVGEKIGGVNVFGGGLALYDASGKLLGALGVSGDSSCADHNIAWRTRSALGLDHIPGGVGPGGTDGIDYDQTSGWAHPLCAVGLEDETAVDIGAGGPAVP